A DNA window from Arachis duranensis cultivar V14167 chromosome 3, aradu.V14167.gnm2.J7QH, whole genome shotgun sequence contains the following coding sequences:
- the LOC107476682 gene encoding SWI/SNF complex subunit SWI3D, with the protein MEEKRRDAAPPPPSATADSPASEPTSTRRRAGAQKRKASSLSGNSSSSTPSKRVTRDKPSPLHHHTPPLHHNGPLTRARQIPASAASASSSAPGSAAASASAPPAVKHSERCLGADAVALAEEIRKASERESLEASMEAAFEAIRSRGTDSHVVPSHCGWFSWTDIHPIEKFMMPSFFNGKTESRTPDIYMEIRNWVMKKFHANPNTQIEVKDLSEINVGDLDSRQEIMEFLDYWGLINYHPFPSMGSADASTSDDGEAERNSLLEKLYYFGMHQLCPPVVQKASLMTQATTSGLFPESAIAEELVKQEGPAVEMLEYHCNSCSADCSRKRYHCQKQADFDLCSDCFNNRKFGSGMSSSDFILMEPAEVAGVSGGKWTDQETLLLLEALELYKENWNEIAEHVGTKSKAQCILHFVQMPIEDAFMDCKDDVETSCKETADPAATNNDASANKDASECNENNTGDNTEGHGEASKSEEVKAKVDQEIPNQEDGVGEKTCEGTSKSEDANKVKICPEEGNDCALIALKEAFVAVGYSPEPEGPSSFAEVGNPVMALAAFLARLVGPDVAVASAHTALKSILGNSPGTELAARNSFILGDQPDNKEPTTRNSKNEEGQDGVNAKQDKPISEDKDLANDHNNMEIEDNVPEDKKQLASENGDLEKSNTSKEQAIINHEGGLDNGNGSSNSKLPNDQAPSTLHDSGGSTSKAENPPSSEELQERSLNKELSHSEVETKDMPASDLCLSDKNGLRQSVKANLAGNHPEPVEKTKNTDVVSDSVPSDKDKSQTLSSSSAGDTLQKKDSVMDVELPEKSESQPPCASVSTEHNGKENDVDMMSPSHPVGTISGAENGTKAGKDQTENGAKGEDDRTEKKDHNNFEKVKCAAVTTLAAAAVKAKILANEEEDQIRELASSLIEKQLHKLQAKLAFFSDMENLVMRVREHLERSRHKLFHERAMIIASRLGIPPSSSRGAPPNLPANRIPMNFANSLPRPQMMMNPQRPPIPRPFSTAAATIPNPLASATAAGNAVRPPSQEKLSSVGTK; encoded by the exons ATGGAGGAGAAACGCCGCGATGCCGCACCTCCACCTCCTTCCGCCACCGCTGATTCACCCGCATCTGAGCCTACATCCACGCGCCGCCGTGCCGGAGCTCAGAAGCGTAAGGCCAGCTCCCTCTCCGGAAATTCCTCCTCCTCCACGCCTTCCAAGCGCGTCACTCGCGACAAGCCCTCACCTCTCCACCACCACACTCCTCCCCTTCACCACAATGGTCCTCTCACTAGGGCGCGTCAAATCCCCGCCTCCGCCGCCTCTGCGTCGTCTTCCGCGCCCGGTTCTGCcgctgcttctgcttctgctcCGCCGGCTGTGAAGCACTCGGAGCGCTGTTTAGGCGCGGACGCGGTGGCGCTGGCTGAGGAGATCAGGAAGGCGAGCGAGCGGGAGTCTCTGGAAGCTTCGATGGAAGCTGCTTTCGAAGCTATCAGATCTCGTGGAACTGATTCTCATGTCGTTCCGAGTCATTGCG GTTGGTTTTCATGGACTGATATTCATCCAATTGAAAAGTTTATGATGCCTTCTTTCTTTAATGGCAAAACTGAAAGTCGTACTCCTGATATATACATGGAGATAAGGAATTGGGTAATGAAGAAGTTTCATGCAAATCCCAACACACAAATAGAAGTGAAAGATTTGTCAGAGATTAATGTTGGAGACTTGGATTCTAGGCAAGAGATAATGGAGTTTTTGGACTATTGGGGTCTAATTAATTACCACCCTTTCCCATCTATGGGTTCTGCTGATGCCAGTACAAGTGATGATGGGGAGGCGGAAAGGAATTCCTTGCTTGAAAAATTGTACTATTTTGGAATGCACCAATTGTGTCCGCCTGTTGTTCAAAAGGCTAGCCTAATGACTCAAGCTACGACCTCTGGCTTGTTTCCGGAGTCTGCAATTGCTGAAGAATTGGTGAAACAAGAGGGGCCAGCAGTTGAGATGCTTGAGTATCATTGCAACTCTTGTTCGGCTGATTGTTCCCGCAAGCGTTACCATTGCCAGAAGCAG GCAGATTTTGATCTATGTTCCGACTGCTTTAATAATAGAAAGTTTGGCTCCGGGATGTCCTCATCGGATTTTATACTCATGGAACCAGCTGAAGTTGCAGGAGTTAGTGGTGGAAAATGGACTGATCAGGAAACCCTCTTGCTTCTTGAAGCACTAGAACTGTATAAAGAAAATTGGAACGAAATTGCAGAGCACGTTGGCACAAAATCAAAAGCTCAATGCATTTTGCACTTTGTTCAAATGCCTATTGAGGATGCCTTTATGGATTGTAAAGATGATGTTGAAACCAGTTGTAAAGAAACAGCAGATCCAGCTGCAACTAACAATGATGCATCTGCAAATAAAGATGCTTCTGAATGTAATGAGAATAACACTGGTGATAATACTGAAGGCCATGGTGAAGCTTCTAAGTCTGAAGAGGTTAAGGCAAAAGTAGATCAGGAGATTCCGAATCAAGAGGATGGTGTGGGTGAGAAAACCTGTGAGGGAACTTCTAAATCAGAAGATGCCAATAAAGTCAAAATTTGTCCAGAAGAAGGCAATGACTGTGCCCTGATTGCTCTCAAGGAAGCATTTGTAGCTGTTGGTTATTCTCCTGAACCTGAAGGCCCATCTTCATTTGCTGAAGTTGGTAATCCTGTCATGGCATTG GCAGCTTTCCTCGCACGCCTGGTGGGTCCTGATGTGGCTGTTGCTTCAGCTCATACCGCCTTAAAATCCATTTTGGGAAATTCTCCTGGCACCGAGCTTGCTGCAAGGAATTCTTTTATTCTGGGAGATCAACCAGATAATAAGGAACCAACTACGAG GAATTCTAAAAATGAGGAAGGCCAGGATGGGGTAAATGCAAAGCAGGATAAACCAATCTCAGAGGACAAAGATTTAGCGAATGATCACAACAACATGGAAATTGAAGATAATGTTCCAGAAGATAAGAAACAGCTAGCTTCTGAAAATGGAGACTTGGAAAAATCAAATACTTCAAAGGAGCAAGCTATTATCAACCATGAGGGTGGACTTGACAATGGTAACGGCTCCAGCAATTCGAAGCTACCCAATGATCAAGCACCATCCACTCTGCATGATTCTGGTGGTTCAACATCCAAGGCTGAAAATCCACCTAGTTCTGAGGAGCTACAAGAGCGAAGTTTGAATAAAGAACTGTCCCATTCAGAAGTGGAAACAAAGGACATGCCTGCTTCGGACTTGTGTCTGTCGGACAAGAATGGTCTTCGGCAGTCTGTTAAAGCTAATCTTGCAGGAAACCATCCAGAACCAGTAGAGAAAACAAAGAATACTGATGTTGTGTCTGATTCTGTGCCCTCAGACAAGGACAAGTCACAAACGCTATCTTCAAGTTCTGCTGGTGACACTCTGCAAAAGAAAGACTCCGTAATGGATGTTGAGCTGCCAGAGAAAAGTGAATCTCAGCCACCATGTGCTTCAGTTTCAACCGAACATAATGGGAAAGAAAATGATGTGGATATGATGTCTCCTTCACATCCAGTTGGAACAATTTCTGGTGCTGAAAATGGCACAAAAGCAG GCAAAGATCAAACAGAGAATGGTGCAAAAGGAGAAGACGATAGGACGGAGAAGAAAGATCATAACAATTTTGAGAAAGTAAAATGTGCTGCAGTCACAACACTTGCTGCAGCAGCAGTAAAGGCAAAAATTCTAGCAAATGAGGAAGAGGACCAAATCCGAGAACTTGCTTCTTCATTGATAGAAAAGCAG TTGCATAAGTTGCAAGCAAAGTTGGCTTTTTTCAGCGATATGGAGAACTTAGTAATGAGGGTAAGGGAACATTTGGAGCGATCACGGCATAAGCTTTTCCATGAGCGTGCTATGATAATTGCTTCCCGGCTTGGTATACCACCTTCCTCATCTAGAGGTGCACCACCAAACTTGCCAGCCAATAGAATTCCTATGAATTTTGCAAACTCGCTCCCAAGACCACAAATGATGATGAATCCCCAAAGACCACCAATTCCTCGACCTTTTAGCACGGCAGCTGCTACCATTCCAAACCCATTAGCATCTGCAACTGCAGCAGGAAATGCAGTTCGGCCACCGAGCCAGGAAAAACTTTCGTCTGTTGGGACAAAATAA
- the LOC107476681 gene encoding ras-related protein Rab7, producing the protein MPSRRRTLLKVIILGDSGVGKTSLMNQYVNKKFSNQYKATIFFFFFFFTILYSYFNICSLQIWDTAGQERFQSLGVAFYRGADCCVLVYDVNSMKSFDNLNNWREEFLIQASPSDPENFPFVVIGNKVDIDGGNSRVVSEKKARAWCASKGNIPYFETSAKEGINVEEAFQCIAKNALKSGEEEELYLPDTIDVGTSSQQRTTGCEC; encoded by the exons ATGCCTTCCAGAAGAAGAACTCTATTGAAGGTCATCATTCTCGGTGACAGCGG GGTAGGGAAGACATCTTTGATGAATCA aTATGTGAATAAGAAGTTTAGCAACCAGTACAAGGCaaccatcttttttttttttttttt TTTTACTAttctttattcttattttaatatttgcTCCTTGCAGATTTGGGATACAGCTGGTCAGGAAAGATTCCAAAGCCTAGGAGTTGCTTTCTACCGTGGGGCTGATTGCTGTGTTCTTGTATATGATGTTAATTCAATGAAATCATTCGACAACCTTAACAACTGGAGGGAGGAATTTCTGATTCAG GCTAGTCCTTCCGATCCAGAGaattttccttttgttgttaTAGGAAACAAGGTAGATATTGATGGTGGAAACAGTAGAGTG GTTTCGGAAAAGAAGGCTCGGGCTTGGTGTGCATCAAAAGGAAATATCCCATATTTTGAGACATCTGCCAAGGAAGGTATTAACGTTGAAGAAGCATTCCAGTGCATAGCCAAGAATGCCCTGAAAAGTGGGGAAGAAGAGGAATT ATACCTACCCGACACAATTGATGTTGGAACCAGCAGTCAGCAACGGACAACAGGTTGTGAATGCTGA